From Aquabacter sp. L1I39, the proteins below share one genomic window:
- a CDS encoding tetratricopeptide repeat protein, translating to MGWLDRLLGRKSADTKPDDKPVDLTDQDAAMARALEAARTGDYDTALDVWEKLARMGNARAANNIGACFSEGYGIEKDMELARRWLAASAQAGDPVGQRNLATLYFKGEGVPQDYAHAAELYRSAAVQGDGPAQDMLSWMLLEGEVMPTDPREARRWALAAAEQGIATAMTRLGMMAHNALATTRDPMEAARWWRMGAERGDADGQAMLGAAYHLGAGVPRDPVAAYEWLLRAEAAGSGLAAPFLEPVRGALTAEGAAEAVRRAKQPLPAPQVETAGA from the coding sequence ATGGGCTGGCTTGATCGCCTCCTCGGTCGCAAATCCGCCGACACCAAGCCGGACGACAAGCCGGTCGACCTCACCGACCAGGACGCCGCCATGGCCCGCGCGCTGGAAGCCGCGCGCACCGGAGACTATGACACCGCCCTCGATGTGTGGGAAAAGCTCGCCCGCATGGGCAATGCCCGCGCCGCCAACAATATCGGCGCCTGCTTCTCCGAAGGCTACGGCATCGAGAAGGACATGGAGCTGGCCCGCCGCTGGCTCGCCGCCTCCGCCCAGGCGGGCGACCCCGTGGGCCAGCGCAACCTCGCCACCCTCTATTTCAAGGGCGAGGGCGTGCCGCAGGACTATGCCCATGCCGCCGAGCTTTATCGCTCCGCCGCCGTGCAGGGCGATGGGCCGGCGCAGGATATGCTCAGCTGGATGCTGCTGGAAGGCGAGGTCATGCCCACCGATCCCCGCGAGGCGCGGCGCTGGGCGCTGGCCGCCGCCGAGCAGGGCATCGCCACCGCCATGACACGCTTGGGCATGATGGCCCACAATGCGCTGGCCACCACGCGCGACCCGATGGAAGCCGCCCGCTGGTGGCGCATGGGCGCCGAGCGGGGCGATGCGGATGGGCAGGCCATGCTGGGCGCCGCCTATCATCTGGGCGCCGGCGTTCCGCGCGATCCGGTGGCCGCCTATGAATGGCTTTTGCGGGCGGAAGCCGCCGGCAGCGGCCTCGCCGCCCCCTTCCTGGAGCCCGTGCGCGGCGCGCTGACCGCCGAGGGCGCCGCCGAGGCGGTACGCCGCGCCAAGCAGCCTCTGCCCGCCCCGCAGGTGGAGACCGCCGGCGCATGA
- a CDS encoding M15 family metallopeptidase codes for MSASEETAREPQALASAVVLDAPPAEFRDVGEVLERARFDVRYHGTDNFVGARIDGYEAPRCFLTRPACEALSDVARALEREGLSLLIYDCYRPARAVAHFARWAADAADLRTRAEYYPDLRKADLFALGYIAARSGHSRGSTLDLTLADLKTGAPLDMGTPFDLFSERSWPDSPDVTAEQKGNRDFLADVMGRHDFDPFHMEWWHFTLRGEPFPDTYFDFPIR; via the coding sequence ATGAGCGCGAGCGAAGAGACGGCCCGTGAGCCGCAAGCCCTTGCGAGCGCAGTGGTTCTCGATGCACCTCCGGCGGAGTTCCGAGATGTGGGCGAGGTGCTGGAGCGGGCGCGATTCGATGTCCGCTATCACGGCACGGACAATTTCGTCGGTGCGCGCATTGACGGCTACGAGGCGCCCCGCTGCTTCCTCACCCGCCCCGCTTGCGAGGCGCTTTCGGACGTGGCACGGGCTTTGGAGCGGGAGGGTTTGTCCCTTCTAATCTATGATTGCTATCGCCCAGCCCGCGCCGTTGCTCACTTTGCGCGCTGGGCGGCGGATGCGGCCGATCTCCGGACGCGGGCGGAGTACTATCCGGACCTCCGCAAGGCCGACCTTTTCGCGCTGGGTTATATCGCCGCCCGGTCGGGGCATTCGCGGGGGTCGACCCTCGATCTCACCTTGGCGGATCTGAAGACGGGCGCGCCGCTGGATATGGGAACGCCGTTCGACCTGTTCAGCGAGAGATCATGGCCCGATTCCCCGGATGTCACGGCGGAACAGAAGGGAAATCGCGATTTCCTCGCTGACGTGATGGGGCGGCACGACTTCGACCCCTTTCACATGGAATGGTGGCACTTCACCTTGCGGGGCGAGCCGTTCCCCGACACTTATTTCGACTTTCCCATCCGCTGA
- a CDS encoding LysR family transcriptional regulator: MDWDKLKVFHVAAEAGSFTHAGETLGLSQSAVSRQVSALEQELKVPLFHRHARGLILTEQGELLYRTAHEVFLKLESARAQLTDSREKPNGELRVTTTVGLGTHWLTARVGEFVELYPDIRIQLILTDEELDLAMREADVAIRMRQPVQPDLVQRKLFTVHFHAYASADYIKRHGHPRGVDELDKHRILLLGGPIPSYFQGLNWLEHAGRDGGAPRVPAFEVNSVLGLRRAVERGVGIGTLPDYLTDDASSLVQLFTDRETPKLEAYFTYAQEMRSVARIQVFRDFLISKAQRWNY, translated from the coding sequence ATGGATTGGGACAAGCTTAAGGTTTTCCATGTCGCGGCCGAGGCGGGCTCCTTCACCCATGCGGGTGAGACGCTGGGGCTCTCGCAATCGGCGGTGAGCCGGCAGGTCTCTGCCCTGGAGCAGGAACTGAAGGTTCCGCTCTTTCATCGCCATGCCCGCGGCCTCATTCTCACCGAGCAGGGTGAACTGCTCTACCGCACGGCGCACGAGGTCTTCCTCAAGCTCGAATCGGCCCGGGCCCAGCTCACCGACAGCCGGGAAAAACCCAATGGCGAGCTCAGGGTGACCACCACGGTCGGCCTTGGTACCCATTGGCTCACCGCGCGGGTGGGCGAGTTCGTGGAACTCTACCCGGACATCCGCATCCAGCTGATCCTCACCGACGAGGAGCTGGACTTGGCCATGCGCGAGGCGGACGTGGCCATCCGCATGCGCCAGCCGGTTCAGCCGGACCTGGTGCAGCGCAAGCTCTTCACCGTGCATTTCCATGCCTATGCCTCGGCCGACTATATCAAGCGGCACGGACATCCCCGCGGCGTGGACGAGCTGGACAAGCACCGGATCCTTTTGCTGGGCGGGCCGATCCCGAGCTATTTCCAGGGCCTGAACTGGCTGGAGCATGCCGGGCGCGATGGCGGGGCGCCGCGTGTGCCGGCCTTCGAGGTGAATTCGGTGCTCGGCCTGCGTCGGGCGGTGGAGCGCGGTGTCGGCATCGGCACGCTGCCGGACTACCTGACGGATGATGCCTCCTCCCTGGTCCAGCTGTTTACGGATCGGGAGACGCCTAAGTTGGAGGCATATTTCACCTATGCTCAGGAAATGCGCTCGGTTGCCCGCATCCAGGTCTTCCGAGACTTCCTCATTTCCAAGGCGCAGCGCTGGAATTACTGA
- the trxB gene encoding thioredoxin-disulfide reductase yields the protein MPAQHVKVVIIGSGPAGYTAAIYAARAMLEPVLIEGIQPGGQLTITTDVENYPGFADVIQGPWLMDQMRAQAEHVGTRIVSDHVNALDLSRRPFRLTTDSGQVYVAETVILCTGAQARWLGLPSEETFRGGGVSACATCDGFFYRGKHVVVVGGGNTAVEEALFLTNFASRVTLVHRRDKLRSERILQDRLFANPKVSLVWHAEVAEILGEAEPPRVTGVRLRDVRTGALSELPTDGVFVAIGHAPATSLVEGQVQLKSNGYVWTEPDSTATSVPGLFAAGDVADDVFRQAVTAAGRGCMAALEVERFLAAQEVQAAAE from the coding sequence ATGCCTGCCCAACATGTAAAGGTCGTCATCATCGGCTCTGGACCGGCCGGCTATACGGCTGCCATCTATGCGGCGCGAGCCATGCTTGAGCCCGTCCTGATCGAGGGCATCCAGCCCGGCGGCCAGCTCACCATCACCACGGATGTGGAAAACTACCCCGGTTTCGCGGATGTGATCCAGGGCCCCTGGCTCATGGACCAAATGCGCGCCCAGGCGGAGCATGTGGGCACCCGCATCGTCTCCGACCATGTGAACGCCCTGGATCTCTCCCGGCGCCCGTTCCGCCTCACCACCGATTCGGGCCAGGTCTATGTGGCAGAGACGGTCATCCTGTGCACCGGCGCGCAGGCCCGCTGGCTCGGGCTGCCATCCGAGGAGACGTTCCGGGGCGGCGGCGTGTCCGCCTGCGCCACCTGCGACGGCTTCTTCTATCGCGGCAAGCATGTGGTGGTGGTGGGCGGCGGCAACACCGCGGTCGAGGAGGCTCTGTTCCTCACCAATTTTGCCTCCCGGGTCACCTTGGTGCATCGCCGCGACAAGCTGCGCTCCGAACGCATTCTGCAGGATCGGCTGTTCGCCAATCCCAAGGTGAGTTTGGTGTGGCATGCGGAAGTCGCCGAGATTCTCGGCGAGGCCGAACCGCCCCGCGTCACCGGCGTGCGGCTGCGCGACGTGCGCACGGGCGCCCTGAGCGAGTTGCCGACGGACGGCGTGTTCGTTGCCATTGGCCATGCGCCGGCCACCAGCCTCGTGGAAGGTCAGGTTCAGCTCAAGTCCAACGGCTATGTGTGGACCGAACCGGATTCCACTGCGACGTCGGTACCCGGCCTTTTCGCCGCCGGAGACGTGGCCGATGACGTGTTCCGCCAAGCGGTTACAGCCGCCGGGCGCGGCTGCATGGCGGCGCTCGAGGTCGAGCGTTTCCTTGCCGCGCAAGAGGTGCAGGCCGCCGCGGAATAA
- a CDS encoding Lrp/AsnC family transcriptional regulator, translating into MTIHLDAVDWKILSELQLDGRMTNVELSRRVGISAPPCLRRVRALEEEGIIQGYRALLDEKRLGYDLMSFAMVHLISQAEADLTAFQARIDSWPLVRGAWMLSGDVDFLMLCVAPDLRTFQNFVLEITAAPNVRNVKTALSLGQTKNAPIVPLVPETAKAAPSR; encoded by the coding sequence TTGACCATTCATCTCGATGCCGTGGACTGGAAGATCCTGTCCGAGCTCCAGCTGGACGGCCGGATGACCAATGTGGAGCTGTCTCGCCGGGTCGGCATCTCGGCCCCACCTTGCCTGCGGCGCGTCCGGGCGCTGGAGGAGGAGGGCATCATCCAGGGCTACCGGGCGCTGCTCGACGAGAAACGCCTTGGCTATGACCTGATGTCTTTCGCCATGGTGCACCTCATTAGCCAAGCGGAGGCGGACCTGACGGCCTTCCAGGCACGCATCGACAGCTGGCCGCTGGTCCGCGGCGCATGGATGCTCTCGGGCGACGTGGACTTCCTGATGCTGTGCGTGGCGCCGGACCTGCGGACCTTCCAAAACTTCGTGCTGGAAATCACCGCCGCGCCCAATGTGCGCAACGTCAAGACGGCGCTATCGCTGGGGCAAACGAAGAATGCGCCCATCGTCCCGCTGGTGCCGGAAACGGCAAAGGCGGCGCCCTCGCGCTAA
- the greA gene encoding transcription elongation factor GreA, whose product MEKIPMTGHGYVALENELRHRQQVERPRIINAISEARAHGDLSENAEYHAAKEQQSLNEGRIAELEDKLSRAEVIDVSKLSGDTVKFGATVTLVDEDTEEEKVWQIVGDSEADAKAGRISISSPVARALIGKSKGASVEVVTPKGPRSFEIVSVRWV is encoded by the coding sequence ATGGAGAAGATTCCCATGACGGGGCACGGCTACGTTGCCCTGGAAAACGAATTGCGGCATCGCCAGCAGGTGGAGCGTCCGCGCATCATCAACGCCATCTCCGAGGCGCGGGCGCACGGCGACCTGTCAGAAAATGCGGAATATCACGCGGCGAAGGAGCAGCAATCCCTAAACGAGGGTCGCATCGCCGAGCTGGAGGATAAGCTCTCGCGCGCCGAGGTCATCGACGTCAGCAAGCTGTCGGGCGATACGGTGAAGTTCGGCGCGACCGTGACCTTGGTGGACGAGGACACGGAAGAGGAGAAGGTCTGGCAGATCGTCGGCGACAGCGAAGCCGATGCCAAAGCGGGACGGATCTCCATCTCGTCTCCCGTGGCGCGCGCGCTGATTGGGAAGAGCAAGGGGGCCAGCGTCGAGGTGGTGACCCCGAAGGGGCCCCGGTCATTCGAGATCGTATCGGTCCGCTGGGTCTGA